In Paractinoplanes brasiliensis, the following proteins share a genomic window:
- a CDS encoding TRAFAC clade GTPase domain-containing protein, translating to MAARLHCPYCYLPLRLSQVEFRCAGRVGDNGRRCEASIDSLLAAHTGDNTPRHPAFQADGSKRSAVHPDCRVRTYLRICGHCHSQLPTHFGEADTRLIALVGAKESGKTVYMTVLLHELQHQVGNQFGLAVLGADEHTMEHFRTEYEDTLYQDGRLHQQTRTAVGDRGRRPFVFSVSRVRRRRIGREVVDRSLFSFFDTAGEDLRSAESVERHVRYLSAADGIVLLLDPLQMRGARPLADPGTLLPEQGAPQDDPANVLSRITNLLHDALGTPKGKRIKRPIAVAFTKMDALDGTLPEDSALLANSPRDSGGFDQGDSLAVHDEIGALLDKWQGGGMQTVLEQNYDHYRFFGLSALGAGPVKDEHDAQRVSGYGVQPRRVQDPFLWLLSTFGTIPTKKA from the coding sequence ATGGCCGCCCGGCTGCACTGCCCGTACTGCTACCTCCCCCTGCGCCTGTCACAGGTCGAGTTCCGATGCGCCGGACGGGTCGGCGACAACGGCCGCCGCTGCGAGGCCTCCATCGACTCGCTGCTGGCCGCGCACACCGGCGACAACACCCCGCGCCACCCCGCTTTCCAGGCCGACGGCAGCAAGCGGTCGGCCGTGCACCCGGACTGCCGGGTGCGGACGTACCTGCGGATCTGCGGCCACTGCCACAGCCAGCTGCCGACCCATTTCGGCGAGGCCGACACCCGGCTCATCGCCCTGGTCGGGGCCAAGGAGAGCGGCAAGACGGTGTACATGACCGTCCTGCTGCACGAGCTCCAGCACCAGGTCGGCAACCAGTTCGGCCTCGCCGTGCTGGGCGCGGACGAGCACACGATGGAGCACTTCCGCACCGAGTACGAGGACACGCTCTATCAGGACGGACGGCTGCACCAGCAGACCCGTACCGCCGTGGGCGACCGGGGACGGCGGCCGTTCGTGTTCAGCGTCTCCCGGGTACGCCGGCGCCGCATCGGCCGTGAGGTCGTCGATCGCAGCCTGTTCTCGTTCTTCGACACCGCCGGCGAGGACCTGCGCTCGGCCGAGAGCGTCGAACGGCACGTCCGCTATCTGAGCGCCGCCGACGGCATCGTCCTGCTGCTAGACCCGCTGCAGATGCGCGGCGCCCGGCCGCTGGCCGACCCGGGCACGCTGCTGCCCGAGCAGGGAGCGCCGCAGGACGACCCGGCGAACGTCCTGTCCCGGATCACGAACCTGCTGCACGACGCGCTCGGCACCCCCAAGGGCAAGCGGATCAAGCGGCCGATCGCGGTCGCCTTCACCAAGATGGACGCGCTCGACGGCACTTTGCCCGAGGACAGCGCGCTCCTGGCCAACTCGCCACGCGACTCCGGCGGGTTCGACCAGGGCGACAGTCTCGCCGTGCACGACGAGATCGGCGCGTTGCTGGACAAATGGCAGGGCGGCGGCATGCAGACGGTGCTCGAGCAGAACTACGACCACTACCGCTTCTTCGGCCTCTCCGCGCTGGGCGCCGGCCCGGTCAAGGACGAGCACGACGCGCAGCGCGTGTCCGGGTACGGGGTCCAGCCCCGCCGCGTTCAGGACCCGTTCCTCTGGCTGCTCAGCACGTTCGGCACCATCCCGACGAAGAAGGCGTAG
- a CDS encoding GTPase-associated protein 1-related protein gives MAFGQMYYTSCRRGLSGAPGFQFHAVSPGLGPDVLRDAEALTSYQPPRALTLTPSAENIRRAPVNLCFRPGPVALLSNVVYVGTDYSRRPGNYFAHTLVSRDPGADLGPVLPIELWRAPFWACEEIDGTELPELAGPPPAGAIDRAEVAAFLSGHPGVRHLPALLTAADETVRTHRRKVVIVGADSDEVARWIATLSYLLPPPTAARMSFATYDGDPRYSRMDVIGSTGDAGLDLGADELTAYHLFDFAADRVSDVAVHPLARILAELEPAVSDAAWSRVTRIAAGDEQSLDDWLPVVAAALMTWPSGPESARDEPAAVAAWLARHGERLEPGTVREVGRAVLALLASENGEDCLRALHDLGAAATGCGSAELLEAAEVRTVDVVAATVRADGLTSAPELSLTSARARARAEQWLAADLPGLPATVIGTLAGWAGSAGLSLDEEALERAGERIVGPAVLHAPGDGPLRDALARNAPLRTGVARYLESVGPDELDRIVRALGEGLAELLGPQMSSAGPWTRRAAVVAEVRAGRRDPVDGLAAVLDTAEGPGEALLGLLFGDRPWTLDQARRILALLGKEGTEAPAVARRIEDTVLAEGDEEGVEAYARFCLGLRPTGLYPRLGGPARTRIDLMAELSGWIDRLAEARKEHSGPLTEFRKWTAKHDAAEQRLIEAVLAARFDDFYASVRARLLVDLPGVRHSYCAGLSKSLSRRTIDFEIAATALLTLAAVARMNPAPPVRAAVAELDAVLRRSVGRWNGRTQQRLLEVLALDARPASVTWIDRWMRQQPPGILGRMRGLFGAGRGADESAGAGRRGL, from the coding sequence ATGGCGTTCGGTCAGATGTACTACACCTCCTGCCGCCGGGGGCTGTCCGGCGCGCCGGGCTTCCAGTTCCACGCCGTGAGCCCGGGCCTCGGGCCGGACGTGCTGCGCGACGCCGAGGCGCTCACGTCGTACCAGCCACCCCGCGCGCTCACGCTCACGCCCAGCGCGGAGAACATCCGCCGGGCGCCGGTGAACCTGTGCTTCCGGCCAGGCCCCGTCGCCCTGTTGTCGAACGTCGTCTACGTCGGCACGGACTACTCCCGGCGCCCGGGCAACTATTTCGCGCACACTTTGGTCAGCCGGGACCCGGGGGCGGATCTGGGCCCGGTGCTGCCGATCGAGCTGTGGCGGGCGCCGTTCTGGGCCTGCGAGGAGATCGACGGAACCGAGTTGCCCGAGCTGGCGGGGCCGCCGCCGGCCGGCGCGATCGACCGGGCCGAGGTGGCCGCGTTCCTCAGCGGGCATCCGGGCGTACGGCATCTGCCGGCGCTGCTGACCGCGGCCGACGAGACCGTACGGACCCACCGGCGCAAGGTGGTCATCGTGGGCGCCGACTCCGACGAGGTGGCCCGGTGGATCGCCACGCTGAGCTACCTGCTGCCCCCGCCCACGGCCGCCCGGATGTCGTTCGCCACGTACGACGGTGACCCGCGCTACAGCCGGATGGACGTGATCGGCTCGACCGGGGACGCCGGCCTCGACCTCGGCGCCGACGAGCTCACCGCGTACCACCTGTTCGACTTCGCCGCCGACCGGGTCAGCGACGTCGCCGTGCACCCGCTGGCCCGAATCCTGGCCGAGCTCGAACCGGCCGTGTCGGACGCGGCGTGGTCGCGCGTCACCCGGATAGCGGCCGGCGACGAACAGTCCCTCGACGACTGGCTGCCGGTCGTCGCGGCCGCCCTGATGACCTGGCCCAGCGGGCCGGAGAGCGCGCGTGACGAACCGGCCGCGGTGGCCGCCTGGCTGGCCCGGCACGGGGAACGGCTGGAACCCGGCACGGTCCGGGAGGTCGGGCGGGCCGTGCTGGCGCTGCTCGCATCCGAGAACGGCGAGGACTGCCTGCGCGCCCTGCACGATCTCGGCGCCGCCGCAACCGGCTGCGGATCGGCCGAACTGCTGGAGGCGGCCGAGGTCAGGACGGTCGACGTCGTCGCGGCGACCGTTCGCGCGGACGGCCTGACCAGCGCGCCGGAGCTGAGCCTGACGTCCGCCCGCGCGCGGGCCCGGGCCGAGCAGTGGCTGGCGGCCGACCTGCCGGGCCTGCCCGCCACGGTGATCGGGACCCTGGCCGGGTGGGCCGGCTCGGCCGGGCTGTCCCTGGACGAGGAGGCCCTGGAACGGGCGGGCGAGCGGATCGTCGGCCCGGCGGTGCTGCACGCCCCCGGTGACGGCCCGCTCCGCGACGCGCTGGCCCGGAACGCTCCGCTGCGCACCGGCGTCGCCCGGTATCTGGAGTCCGTCGGACCCGACGAGCTCGACCGCATCGTGAGGGCTCTCGGGGAAGGGCTGGCCGAGCTGCTCGGCCCGCAGATGAGCTCGGCCGGGCCGTGGACGCGCCGGGCCGCCGTGGTGGCCGAGGTCCGGGCCGGCCGGCGCGACCCGGTCGACGGGCTGGCGGCTGTGCTCGACACCGCCGAGGGGCCGGGCGAGGCGTTGCTCGGCCTGCTCTTCGGCGACCGGCCGTGGACGCTCGATCAAGCACGCCGGATCCTGGCTCTGCTCGGCAAGGAGGGCACGGAGGCCCCGGCCGTGGCGCGGCGGATCGAGGACACCGTTCTCGCCGAGGGGGACGAGGAGGGCGTCGAGGCGTACGCCCGGTTCTGTCTCGGTTTGCGGCCGACCGGCCTCTACCCGCGCCTCGGCGGGCCCGCCCGGACCCGGATCGACCTCATGGCGGAGCTGTCTGGCTGGATCGACCGTCTGGCCGAGGCACGCAAGGAGCACAGCGGCCCGCTCACCGAGTTCCGCAAGTGGACGGCGAAGCACGACGCCGCGGAGCAGCGCCTGATCGAGGCGGTGCTGGCCGCCCGCTTCGACGACTTCTACGCCTCGGTCCGGGCCCGGCTGCTGGTCGACCTGCCGGGGGTGCGTCACTCGTACTGCGCCGGGCTGTCGAAGTCGCTGAGCCGCCGGACGATCGACTTCGAGATCGCCGCGACCGCGTTGCTGACGCTGGCCGCGGTGGCCCGGATGAACCCGGCGCCCCCGGTCCGGGCCGCGGTCGCCGAACTGGACGCCGTGCTGCGGCGCAGCGTCGGGCGCTGGAACGGGCGCACCCAGCAGCGGCTGCTCGAGGTGCTCGCGCTGGACGCCCGGCCCGCCAGCGTCACGTGGATAGACCGCTGGATGCGGCAGCAGCCACCCGGGATCCTCGGCCGCATGCGCGGTCTGTTCGGGGCAGGACGAGGCGCGGACGAGAGCGCCGGAGCGGGACGGCGGGGTCTCTGA
- a CDS encoding TRAFAC clade GTPase domain-containing protein has protein sequence MAASGRNPGHYTYYTYTPPPRDTAKYWRLGFWVVAFPVIVGFGTVLQAGKSVMAYTRGVAAALGIGKDAQELSPPVPAYEWDGRREPAYVQYLFGQAWRDVRHTIAVALRRQQESFKAEGGRVLKRHVHPPEDDAADKRNPVLGVAQLVSIGLGALVAGLLLLVALAAQAVVLGLFWAGAIAFLYALRLADSGVLYVRRIRRITCPNQQCHERVPYPSYKCPGCDVLHHDVRPGKYGMIHRTCRCGRHMPTLLMLGSHRMKAVCPHCLKELEEGAGRTRELILPVFGSPQAGKTQLLAAVALATVSLLDRARGQAEPVDDYSRTWMRTVTDLRARGGSVTKTTKASQHAVSLRLSRNGSRVVLKMFDAAGETFQSAEGIRDLVYLRGGGTLLFVLDPLSVPALWKGLDEDRRSRLEPLRAVSEPLKVLEETVQTLHQIDIDTHKFRLAVAVSKSDLVAPELAAAHVGDDRSIREWLAGPLDQGLLVRSVEHEFGTARFFLTTATLADRTVHASVETLATWVLDGEGMRV, from the coding sequence ATGGCAGCGAGCGGACGCAACCCGGGTCACTACACCTACTACACGTACACACCGCCGCCCCGCGACACCGCCAAGTACTGGCGCCTCGGCTTCTGGGTGGTCGCCTTCCCCGTCATCGTCGGTTTCGGAACGGTGCTCCAGGCGGGGAAGTCCGTCATGGCGTACACGAGGGGGGTTGCCGCGGCGCTCGGCATCGGCAAGGACGCCCAGGAGCTGTCGCCGCCGGTGCCCGCGTACGAATGGGACGGCCGCCGGGAACCCGCCTACGTGCAGTACCTGTTCGGCCAGGCCTGGCGCGACGTCCGGCACACCATCGCGGTGGCGCTGCGCCGGCAACAGGAGAGCTTCAAGGCCGAGGGCGGGCGCGTCCTCAAACGACACGTCCACCCGCCGGAGGACGACGCGGCGGACAAGCGCAACCCCGTCCTCGGTGTCGCCCAGCTGGTATCGATCGGCCTGGGCGCGCTGGTGGCCGGGCTCCTGCTGCTGGTGGCCCTGGCCGCGCAGGCGGTCGTGCTGGGCCTGTTCTGGGCCGGCGCCATCGCCTTCCTGTACGCCCTGCGCCTCGCCGACTCGGGCGTGCTCTACGTACGCCGCATCCGCCGGATCACCTGCCCCAACCAGCAGTGCCACGAACGGGTGCCGTACCCGAGCTACAAGTGCCCCGGCTGCGATGTCCTCCACCACGACGTACGCCCCGGCAAGTACGGGATGATCCACCGGACCTGCCGCTGCGGCCGCCACATGCCCACGCTGCTCATGCTGGGCAGCCACCGGATGAAGGCGGTGTGCCCGCACTGCCTGAAGGAGCTCGAGGAGGGCGCCGGGCGTACGCGTGAACTGATCCTTCCCGTCTTCGGCTCGCCCCAGGCGGGCAAGACCCAGCTGCTCGCCGCGGTCGCCCTGGCCACCGTTTCCCTGCTGGACCGGGCCCGGGGGCAGGCCGAGCCGGTCGACGACTACAGCCGCACCTGGATGCGGACCGTGACGGACCTGCGGGCGCGCGGGGGCAGCGTCACCAAGACCACGAAGGCCAGCCAGCACGCGGTCTCCCTCCGGCTCTCGAGGAACGGCAGCCGGGTGGTGCTCAAGATGTTCGACGCCGCCGGCGAGACGTTCCAGAGCGCCGAGGGCATCCGTGACCTGGTCTATCTGCGCGGCGGGGGCACCTTGCTGTTCGTGCTGGACCCGCTGTCGGTGCCGGCGCTCTGGAAGGGGCTGGACGAGGACCGCCGCAGCCGGCTGGAACCCCTGCGGGCGGTCAGCGAGCCGCTCAAGGTCCTCGAGGAGACCGTCCAGACGCTGCACCAGATCGACATCGACACCCACAAGTTCCGGCTCGCCGTGGCGGTCAGCAAGTCGGACCTGGTGGCGCCCGAGCTCGCCGCGGCACACGTCGGCGACGACCGATCCATCCGCGAGTGGCTGGCCGGACCGCTCGACCAGGGACTGCTGGTCCGGTCGGTGGAGCACGAGTTCGGGACCGCGAGGTTCTTCCTCACCACGGCCACGCTCGCCGATCGCACCGTGCACGCAAGCGTCGAGACCCTGGCCACCTGGGTCCTCGACGGTGAGGGGATGAGGGTCTGA
- a CDS encoding CATRA system-associated protein — translation MTPPRWDATEALTVLTDMSTWTLPPDRWELVTEILDEFLEACHGQDTEACEAAVADLSPHGPVRVTRIGAAPPTGIPQPVLDRRNVLVHALSGRPAVPPETLSAPAGEAPRGPERPDRREQPHR, via the coding sequence GTGACCCCGCCCCGGTGGGATGCGACGGAGGCTTTGACCGTCCTGACGGACATGTCGACGTGGACGCTGCCGCCGGACAGGTGGGAACTGGTCACCGAGATCCTCGACGAGTTCCTGGAGGCCTGCCACGGCCAGGACACCGAGGCGTGCGAGGCGGCGGTGGCCGATCTCAGCCCGCACGGTCCGGTGCGGGTCACGCGGATCGGCGCGGCGCCACCGACCGGCATCCCCCAGCCCGTCCTGGACAGACGTAACGTCCTGGTGCACGCCTTGTCCGGCAGGCCGGCCGTGCCGCCGGAAACGCTCAGCGCACCAGCAGGGGAAGCACCGCGCGGACCTGAGCGGCCAGACCGTCGAGAACAGCCTCACCGGTGA
- a CDS encoding TetR/AcrR family transcriptional regulator: protein MPPARSRPADKFDRRRDELAESALLTLGELGYARASLREIAGNSPFSHGVVHYYFSDKTELVIYSVRHYKARCVTRYDAVVAESTTPGELVEAFAAKLAQTIRDEAPMHRLWYDLRTQSMFEESLREAITEIDATLEAMIWRVIDRYATLGDARPAVTPAAAYAMLDGLFHQALLAYTITGEAVLDGLAAQVRAVLPLLVR from the coding sequence GTGCCCCCTGCGAGGTCCCGCCCGGCCGACAAGTTCGACCGCCGCCGCGACGAGCTGGCCGAGTCCGCGCTGCTGACCCTCGGCGAGCTGGGATATGCGCGCGCCAGCCTGCGCGAGATCGCCGGCAACTCCCCGTTCAGCCACGGGGTGGTCCACTACTACTTCTCCGACAAGACCGAGCTGGTCATCTACAGCGTCCGCCACTACAAGGCCCGCTGCGTGACCCGCTACGACGCCGTGGTCGCCGAGTCCACCACCCCCGGCGAGCTGGTCGAGGCCTTCGCGGCCAAGCTCGCCCAGACCATCCGCGACGAGGCCCCGATGCATCGCCTCTGGTACGACCTGCGCACCCAGAGCATGTTCGAGGAGTCCCTGCGCGAGGCGATCACCGAGATCGACGCCACCCTGGAAGCCATGATCTGGCGGGTGATCGACCGTTACGCCACCCTGGGTGACGCCCGGCCCGCGGTGACCCCGGCGGCCGCCTACGCCATGCTCGACGGCCTGTTCCACCAGGCGCTGCTGGCCTACACCATCACCGGTGAGGCTGTTCTCGACGGTCTGGCCGCTCAGGTCCGCGCGGTGCTTCCCCTGCTGGTGCGCTGA
- a CDS encoding SDR family NAD(P)-dependent oxidoreductase, which yields MTPIDLTGRRALVTGGAQGLGEGMARALVAAGAHVVVADLQDELGPKVAESLGDGNGFVHLDVTDDDNWAAAVEQATGILGGLDIVVNNAGVEITSLIVDLDPAAVRKQLEVNLLGTALGIKHAFRAMRAQRSGVVVNVASVAATIAFPGIAVYSATKSGVDRLTRVAAMESGKLGYGVRVNCIYPGLVPTAMGAGLANDVARLGLFGSPEEAVGAVVDLTPSGRLGEVGDMADAVVFLASDAARFINGVGLPVDGGMGM from the coding sequence ATGACACCGATCGATCTCACCGGCCGGCGCGCGCTGGTCACCGGCGGCGCACAAGGCCTGGGCGAAGGCATGGCCCGCGCCCTGGTCGCCGCGGGAGCGCACGTCGTCGTCGCCGACCTGCAGGACGAGCTCGGCCCCAAGGTCGCCGAATCGCTGGGCGACGGGAACGGGTTCGTGCACCTCGACGTCACCGACGACGACAACTGGGCGGCCGCCGTCGAGCAGGCGACCGGGATCCTGGGCGGGCTCGACATCGTCGTCAACAACGCCGGCGTCGAGATCACCAGCCTGATCGTCGACCTCGACCCGGCCGCCGTCCGCAAACAGCTCGAGGTCAACCTGCTCGGCACGGCGCTCGGCATCAAGCACGCCTTCCGGGCCATGCGCGCCCAGCGGAGCGGCGTGGTAGTCAACGTCGCCTCGGTCGCCGCGACCATCGCCTTCCCCGGCATCGCCGTCTACTCGGCCACCAAGTCCGGCGTCGACCGCCTCACCCGGGTGGCCGCCATGGAATCCGGAAAGCTGGGTTACGGCGTACGGGTCAATTGCATTTATCCCGGTCTGGTCCCGACGGCCATGGGCGCGGGGCTGGCCAACGACGTGGCGCGGCTCGGACTGTTCGGCTCCCCTGAGGAAGCGGTCGGCGCGGTTGTCGACCTGACCCCGAGCGGGCGGCTGGGCGAGGTCGGCGACATGGCCGACGCGGTGGTGTTCCTGGCCTCCGACGCGGCACGGTTCATCAACGGCGTGGGCCTGCCCGTCGACGGCGGAATGGGGATGTGA
- a CDS encoding DUF5938 domain-containing protein, which produces MAAKPVVVYGASGYTGRLICEYLREYNVPFVAAGRDAAKLKQSMHENVAGIETADYEVVEVGHDTKALAELFAGSSVVCNTVGPFSVYGPEVAEACLAAGTHYLDTTGEQDWMITCDEKYGADFAAAGLLLAPGIAQMYTTGEIAAELCLEKPGLDTLDIAVFWGGSPTIASTLTILVNAATSGAHRLEQNRYEAWDPDAGLYQLVLPGQHELALALPWGGTSHPVWYRRDPRVANVKVLGGVFNRALMNGVPQIVAAAVEATKDMRPEERYAALTATAAQVMNVMPPRENPRLNKSVDSVHASGPLGRAHCVIYGNSNYKQTGLMQAYAAYHLLQQPPRRVGFASGCQAFGHRELLGVLESFGLVREPTVTVER; this is translated from the coding sequence ATGGCCGCCAAACCCGTCGTCGTCTACGGCGCCTCCGGCTACACCGGCAGACTGATCTGCGAATACCTGCGCGAGTACAACGTCCCGTTCGTGGCCGCCGGTCGCGACGCGGCCAAGCTCAAGCAGTCGATGCACGAGAACGTGGCCGGCATCGAGACCGCCGACTACGAGGTGGTCGAGGTCGGCCACGACACCAAGGCGCTGGCCGAGCTGTTCGCCGGGTCGTCGGTGGTGTGCAACACGGTCGGGCCGTTCAGCGTCTACGGGCCCGAGGTCGCCGAGGCGTGCCTGGCCGCGGGCACGCACTACCTCGACACCACCGGTGAGCAGGACTGGATGATCACCTGCGACGAGAAGTACGGCGCCGACTTCGCCGCGGCCGGTCTGCTGCTCGCGCCGGGCATCGCGCAGATGTACACCACCGGCGAGATCGCGGCCGAGCTGTGCCTGGAGAAGCCGGGACTGGACACGCTGGACATCGCGGTGTTCTGGGGCGGCAGCCCGACGATCGCGTCCACGCTGACGATCCTGGTCAACGCGGCCACCTCGGGCGCCCACCGGCTCGAACAGAACCGGTACGAGGCCTGGGATCCCGACGCCGGGCTGTATCAGCTGGTGCTGCCCGGTCAGCACGAGCTCGCGCTGGCGCTGCCGTGGGGCGGCACGTCGCACCCGGTCTGGTACCGCCGCGATCCGCGGGTCGCCAACGTCAAGGTGCTCGGCGGCGTGTTCAACCGGGCGCTGATGAACGGCGTGCCGCAGATCGTCGCCGCGGCCGTGGAAGCGACCAAGGACATGCGGCCCGAGGAGCGGTACGCGGCCCTGACCGCCACCGCCGCGCAGGTCATGAACGTGATGCCGCCGCGCGAGAACCCCCGGCTCAACAAGTCGGTCGACTCGGTGCACGCCTCCGGGCCGCTCGGCCGCGCGCACTGCGTCATCTACGGCAACTCCAACTACAAGCAGACCGGCCTGATGCAGGCGTACGCGGCCTATCACCTGCTGCAGCAGCCGCCGCGCCGGGTCGGGTTCGCCTCCGGCTGCCAGGCGTTCGGGCACCGGGAACTGCTCGGGGTGCTGGAGAGCTTCGGCCTGGTGCGCGAGCCGACGGTCACGGTGGAGCGCTGA
- a CDS encoding acyl-CoA synthetase: MRLVDYLDKGASLDPDAPCFTTEGQTRTYGEVQELSRRVAAALASHGVAPGDRVAVLSGNDPTAFTCVFGISRAGAVWCPINPRNEAYENKELLDLFGCTVLLYQKAFAPLVDRISDGLLCLEVDGLEAGGVVDRPAVDDLAMIVGTGGTTGRPKGVELTGANLEAMTAITLMSYPWPDRPVYLALAPLTHAAGVLCFPVLAKGGEIVIMRKPDVGEFVALIGEHRVTHTFLPPTLIYMVLAHPALDDADLSSLRCFWYGAAPMSAARLEEALRRIGPMAQLFGQTEAPMMISTMAPADHYGPDGSVAVSRLSSAGRPSPLVTVAIMGPDGELLPRGATGEIVCRGSLVMRGYHRDPDATAAASAHGWHHTGDIGYLDDENYLFIVDRAKDMVITGGFNVYSTEVEQALMQHPAVQDCAVIGLPDDKWGERVTAVLQLRPGATVDKAEVAAFVKERLGSVKTPKQIEIWEELPRSKVGKVLKADLRFRLGGADQL, encoded by the coding sequence ATGCGGCTCGTCGACTACCTCGACAAGGGGGCCTCGCTCGACCCGGACGCGCCCTGCTTCACCACGGAGGGACAGACCCGCACGTACGGGGAAGTGCAGGAGCTCAGCCGGCGGGTGGCGGCGGCGCTGGCGTCGCACGGCGTCGCCCCCGGCGACCGGGTGGCGGTGCTCTCCGGCAACGACCCGACCGCGTTCACGTGCGTGTTCGGGATCAGCCGGGCGGGCGCGGTGTGGTGCCCGATCAACCCGCGCAACGAGGCGTACGAGAACAAGGAGCTGCTCGACCTGTTCGGCTGCACCGTGCTGCTCTATCAGAAGGCGTTCGCGCCGCTGGTGGACCGGATCAGCGACGGGCTGCTCTGCCTCGAGGTGGACGGCCTGGAAGCCGGCGGCGTCGTCGACCGGCCGGCCGTGGACGACCTGGCCATGATCGTCGGGACCGGCGGCACCACCGGGCGGCCCAAGGGCGTCGAGCTGACCGGGGCCAACCTGGAGGCGATGACAGCGATCACGCTGATGAGCTACCCGTGGCCGGACAGGCCGGTCTATCTGGCGCTGGCCCCGCTCACCCACGCCGCTGGGGTGCTGTGCTTCCCCGTGCTGGCCAAGGGCGGCGAGATCGTCATCATGCGCAAACCCGACGTCGGCGAGTTCGTCGCGCTCATCGGCGAGCATCGGGTGACGCACACCTTCCTGCCGCCCACGCTCATCTACATGGTTCTCGCGCACCCGGCGCTGGACGACGCCGACCTGTCGTCCCTGCGATGCTTCTGGTACGGGGCGGCGCCGATGTCAGCGGCCCGGCTCGAGGAGGCGCTGCGCCGGATCGGCCCGATGGCGCAGCTGTTCGGGCAGACCGAGGCCCCGATGATGATCTCGACCATGGCGCCGGCCGACCATTACGGGCCGGACGGCAGCGTGGCGGTGTCCCGGCTCTCCTCCGCCGGACGCCCGTCACCGCTGGTCACCGTCGCCATCATGGGCCCGGACGGCGAGCTGCTGCCCCGGGGCGCCACCGGCGAGATCGTGTGCCGGGGTTCGCTGGTGATGCGGGGCTACCACCGCGACCCGGACGCCACCGCGGCCGCGTCGGCCCACGGCTGGCACCACACCGGCGACATCGGCTACCTCGACGACGAGAACTACCTGTTCATCGTCGACCGCGCCAAGGACATGGTCATCACCGGAGGCTTCAACGTGTACTCGACCGAGGTGGAGCAGGCCCTGATGCAGCACCCGGCCGTGCAGGACTGCGCGGTGATCGGCCTGCCCGACGACAAGTGGGGCGAACGGGTGACGGCCGTCCTGCAACTCCGCCCGGGCGCGACGGTGGACAAGGCCGAGGTGGCCGCGTTCGTCAAGGAACGCCTGGGCAGCGTGAAGACGCCCAAGCAGATCGAGATCTGGGAGGAACTGCCCCGCTCGAAGGTCGGCAAGGTGCTCAAAGCCGACCTCCGCTTCCGCCTCGGCGGCGCCGATCAGCTGTAG